A window from bacterium encodes these proteins:
- a CDS encoding HAD hydrolase-like protein, with protein sequence MRNSAEYRAVYEQTFRLAGEVIEARATGRERGTWAVAVDADETLISNSLQSKERALGSQESFEEVWDEWVKRREAPALPGAKRFLERVHSLGGRVAVVTNRRQHHCEATADNLRDLEMAYDVILCRADVGDKRPRWRSVQQGTTDADLPPLEILMWVGDNIHDFPGLDQELRFASPEDFSGFGDVYFVLPNPLYGSWEENPPD encoded by the coding sequence GTGCGAAATTCGGCGGAGTACCGAGCGGTCTATGAGCAGACGTTTCGGTTGGCCGGTGAGGTCATCGAAGCCCGAGCCACGGGCAGGGAGCGAGGAACCTGGGCGGTGGCCGTGGATGCCGACGAGACGCTGATCAGCAATTCACTGCAGAGCAAGGAGCGGGCTCTTGGCTCGCAAGAGTCCTTCGAGGAGGTGTGGGACGAGTGGGTCAAGCGCCGGGAAGCGCCAGCGCTTCCCGGCGCGAAGCGTTTCCTGGAGCGTGTCCACAGTCTTGGCGGCCGGGTAGCAGTCGTGACCAATCGGAGACAGCATCACTGCGAAGCAACGGCTGACAATTTGCGAGACCTCGAAATGGCCTACGACGTGATCCTCTGTCGGGCCGATGTCGGCGACAAACGGCCCCGCTGGCGCAGCGTGCAGCAGGGAACCACCGACGCGGATCTGCCGCCGTTGGAGATTCTGATGTGGGTGGGCGACAACATCCACGATTTCCCGGGTCTCGATCAGGAGCTTCGATTCGCCTCGCCCGAGGATTTCTCGGGTTTCGGCGATGTCTATTTCGTTCTTCCCAATCCGCTCTA